One Plasmodium cynomolgi strain B DNA, chromosome 12, whole genome shotgun sequence genomic region harbors:
- a CDS encoding translation elongation factor (putative), giving the protein MYGVKHNKLFFKKNQQNNVENNTFILIYIMSHFLNLSRSIFNSCIEIFPSPKNIDPNRLFKIYPSLYNEDIYRNIILCSSSTDFTIIYISKYICANVQNNTLIGFRGFYDKNTFLSICRIYAGILYENMFLYICGRGIKTVVKKIYICMGGDLLPIAQAYAGNIVAVYLSIVHVDASHMGESGGRSGSGGIGGSSGRSGSGGRSDRDGSSGISGSGGSGDQPREDAKREDDATSPGGQDHPPFETDNIMNESRDFLQENQTEEKTQPGSPSNRMPLNIDYHSGGKNDLQYLSNTLMNLIKNKRSKKEHNIFIMNSDGVFLNKNITLSSHQNADSFILPFTDTCSTILHTIIEPKNIQDMNKFLYGLILLYTCDTSIDIDFNERGEYILKFCGEIHMQKCLSDFVNIYSNIEIKTSDTNISIREGIQENIVKVKRKKNKIQESMKDLHTHYIKINMDNQVKYGECAASVEGLKEANSKAMADSDNGSVKGVEKSASHNTADDDDCERSNCNDPRGSKIERGDNHSTNIFRHIQLEKENHFLNILFNYSHNTICQKLNNNSFYVFLSALNMPPNLLNFFDKHYSNIQAVLENRSISPCFLNYDKTDSSSTNEHVMYKQCLINLERCVNDLCFCDRVDCDEAVGGDGADAGKSGISGVSGVSGVSGVSGVSGISGINCSSAVGSVDSVSEGPAPGPPCSGEKASQLRKNKNYQLELWDVCVQNGSVTLLYIKKYFSKKKNDEYLLDNIITNEKYKEIINQRSFVDTYLSDTNSDINIYLNNLCLGFKMASKYGPIAQEPIRGALFIIEGLIIDEVENGDLFEEVNTKEENSEYKINAGNIIALMKEACLNAVLQNKLRIFEPMLRLNLTCESNVLGKVYNVLLKRRCSILSEEIKDGYFLYCIDAYLPLFNSFKLAEELRSKCSGNVIYDIQFSHWNKLNEDIFLSNDSSTVVYDEDFDVKLMDNTATEIVNFIRRAKGLETNEKIIQKPEKQCTLKK; this is encoded by the exons atgtatggAGTTAAACATAAcaaactattttttaaaaaaaatcaacagaATAACGTCGAAAATAATACATTCATTTTGATTTACATCAtgtcacattttttgaatttatcaagatcaatttttaattcctgtattgaaatttttccttctcccaAAAATATTGACCCAAATAGACTCTTCAAAATTTATCCctcattatataatgaagATATTTATCGCAACATAATTCtttgttcttcctccactgACTTTACCATCATTTACATTTCCAAATATATTTGTGCCAATGTGCAAAACAATACGCTTATAGGCTTTCGAGGTTTTTATGACAAAAATACCTTTTTGTCCATATGCCGTATTTATGCTGGAATTTTGTACGAAAATATGTTCCTTTACATTTGCGGCAGGGGCATCAAAACTGTGGTCAAGAAAATTTACATCTGCATGGGTGGGGACCTCCTACCGATTGCCCAGGCCTACGCGGGTAACATAGTGGCCGTCTACTTGTCCATAGTCCACGTGGACGCCTCCCACATGGGGGAGAGCGGCGGTAGAAGCGGCAGCGGTGGTATAGGCGGCAGCAGTGGTAGAAGCGGCAGCGGTGGTAGAAGCGATAGAGACGGCAGCAGTGGTATAAGCGGCAGCGGCGGTAGTGGAGACCAGCCCAGGGAAGACGCCAAAAGAGAGGACGATGCGACTTCCCCCGGGGGACAAGACCACCCCCCCTTTGAAACGGATAATATTATGAACGAGTCGAGAGACTTTCTCCAAGAGAACCAAACCGAGGAGAAGACCCAACCGGGAAGCCCAAGCAATAGGATGCCCCTAAACATAGACTACCacagtgggggaaaaaacgacTTGCAGTATCTCTCAAACACTCTGAtgaatttgataaaaaacaaacgaagtaaaaaagagcataatatatttataatgaaCAGTGATGGAGTTTTTctaaacaaaaatatcacCTTGTCGAGTCACCAAAATGCAGACTCATTTATCCTTCCCTTCACGGATACATGCTCAACCATATTGCATACCATAATCGAACCGAAGAACATCCAAGacatgaataaatttttgtacgGATTAATTCTACTCTACACATGTGACACATCCATCGATATCGACTTTAACGAAAGGGGAGAgtatattttgaaattctGTGGAGAAATACATATGCAGAAGTGCCTCTCCGattttgtaaacatatataGCAACATCGAAATTAAAACATCCGACACGAATATCTCCATTAGGGAAGGAATACAAGAAAATATCGTAAaggtaaaaaggaagaaaaataaaatacaagaAAGTATGAAAgatttgcacacacattATATCAAAATTAACATGGATAATCAAGTCAAATACGGGGAGTGTGCTGCAAGTGTGGAGGGTCTAAAAGAGGCCAACAGTAAAGCTATGGCGGATAGTGACAATGGCAGCGTAAAGGGGGTAGAAAAAAGTGCTTCTCATAATACTGCCGATGATGATGACTGTGAAAGAAGTAACTGTAACGATCCTCGTGGCTCCAAAATCGAACGAGGAGATAACCATTCGACGAACATATTCAGACACATCCAgctcgaaaaagaaaatcatttCCTAAACATCCTTTTCAATTACAGTCATAACACAATTTgtcaaaaattaaacaacaactctttttatgtttttttaagtgctCTAAATATGCCCCCAAATTTGCTCAACTTTTTTGACAAACATTATTCAAATATACAAGCTGTGTTAGAAAATAGGTCTATATCTCCttgctttttaaattatgataAGACCGATTCGTCCAGCACAAATGAACACGTCATGTACAAGCAGTGTTTGATCAACTTGGAGAGGTGCGTCAACGATTTGTGTTTCTGCGATCGAGTTGACTGCGACGAGGCAGTGGGGGGCGACGGAGCCGATGCGGGGAAAAGCGGCATCAGCGGTGTTAGCGGCgttagcggtgttagcggtgttagcgGCGTTAGCGGTATTAGCGGCATAAACTGCAGCAGCGCTGTTGGCAGCGTCGACAGTGTGAGCGAAGGACCCGCGCCTGGCCCCCCCTGCAGCGGAGAGAAAGCCAGCCAGCTGCGCAAGAACAAGAACTACCAACTGGAGCTATGGGACGTGTGCGTGCAAAACGGAAGCGTCACCCTGCTGTACATCAAGAAATATTttagcaaaaagaaaaatgacgAGTACTTGCTGGACAACATCATAACGAATGAAAAGtacaaagaaataattaaccAGCGGTCCTTCGTCGATACCTACCTCTCAGACACCAACAGCGACATAAACATCTACTTGAACAATTTATGCCTCGGCTTTAAAATGGCTTCAAAATATGGCCCCATCGCCCAGGAGCCtatcag AGGAGCCCTGTTCATCATCGAGGGACTAATAATTGACGAGGTAGAAAATGGAGACCTATTCGAAGAAGTAAacacaaaggaagaaaatagtgaatataaaattaacgCAGGGAATATCATTGCACTAATGAAGGAAGCTTGTTTAAATGCTGTcctacaaaataaattgcgCATATTCGAACCCATGTTGAGATTAAATTTAACATGTGAGAGTAACGTCCTGGGGAAGGTGTACAACGTGTTGCTCAAAAGAAGGTGCTCAATTCTATCGGAAGAAATCAAAGATGGCTACTTTCTCTACTGCATAGATGCATACCTTCCTCTGTTTAATTCGTTTAAGTTGGCAGAAGAGCTAAGGTCTAAGTGCTCAGGAAATGTTATTTATGACATCCAGTTCAGCCATTGGAACAAACTCAACGAGGATATTTTCCTGTCAAATGATAGCTCCACTGTCGTCTACGACGAGGACTTCGACGTTAAGTTAATGGATAATACTGCTACAGAGATTGTTAACTTCATTCGGAGGGCGAAG GGCCTAGAAACGAACGAGAAGATAATACAAAAACCAGAGAAGCAGTGCACCCTCAAAAAGTAA
- a CDS encoding step II splicing factor (putative) gives MWINKIGNKSASFINHKHFHPGNIKNLERVWLAEEKERKRKEEEEKYLKKKEEQYKLYVLKQQLKKNEQEEGCNNDPHNYLYNINREGKRGSSKRKANGVSVHPGLNVQNGNDEKETTCNKLLVKSKYSEDVFVKNHKAVYGSYYDTEKKKWGYRCCKTIDKNAACTKHVPDDATPNDACGRAVRKDLNKAKNKKKNKNKKKNNRVDNSITAVLNKFL, from the exons atgtggataaacaaaattggcaATAAGAGTGCTTCCTTCATAAACCACAAGCATTTCCACCCAG gtaacataaaaaatctCGAAAGAGTATGGCTAGctgaagaaaaggaaagaaagcgaaaagaagaagaagaaaaatatctgaagaaaaaggaagaacaataCAAGTTGTACGTTTTAAAACAGCAGCTTAAGAAGAATGAGCAGGAAGAAGGATGTAATAATGACCCACATAATTATCTGTACAATATTAACAGAGAAGGTAAAAGAGGAAGCTCAAAAAGAAAGGCCAACGGAGTCAGTGTTCATCCCGGGTTAAATGTCCAAAATGGTAATGATGAAAAGGAGACAACCTGTAACAAATTACTTGTCAAATCAAAATATAGTGAAgatgtttttgtaaaaaatcaCAAAGCTGTTTATGGCTCCTATTACGatacagagaaaaaaaagtggggcTATAGGTGCTGCAAAACTATCGACAAGAATGCAGCGTGCACGAAGCATGTACCTGATGATGCTACACCAAATGATGCATGTGGTAGGGCCGTTAGAAAGGACCTAAACAAGGCcaaaaataagaagaaaaataaaaacaagaaaaagaacaaccGCGTTGATAACAGCATAACGGCAgttttgaacaaatttttgtga
- a CDS encoding GTPase (putative) — protein MRNPVFSLFNKPMIPFQGGDQYNTISYGKMAYFLVFDLTNASTLEYVKMIYTNMSNVYDRYYVMIRRFEKMGALVFGERAAVVAAVADVAVAVVAAMTAVAAVAVVAVVAVLAAMTAVAAMTAMIAVAAVAAHLVTEDCELVRQAENFANENMVQLWLTSAITGSNVKKLFIHTIHMVYNNTNLWKYDIEESGSETTES, from the exons ATGCGAAATCCTGTGTTCAGTTTATTTAACAAACCGATGATTCCTTTTCAAGGGGGAGACCAATACAACACAATCAGCTACGGTAAG ATGGCCTACTTTCTAGTCTTCGACCTCACGAACGCGTCTACCCTCGAATACGTGAAAATGATTTACACGAACATGTCCAATGTATATGACCGATATTATGTAATGATAAGAcggtttgaaaaaatgggtgCTCTTGTTTTCGGCGAGCGTGCTGCAGTGGTCGCTGCGGTTGCTGATGTTGCTGTGGCTGTTGTGGCTGCTATGACTGCTGTGGCTGCTGTGGCTGTTGTGGCTGTTGTGGCTGTTTTGGCTGCTATGACTGCTGTGGCTGCTATGACTGCTATGATTGCTGTAGCTGCTGTGGCCGCAC ATTTGGTCACGGAAGATTGTGAGTTAGTTAGGCAGGCAGAGAACTTCGC AAACGAGAACATGGTTCAGCTGTGGCTAACATCGGCAATAACGGGAAGCAACGTCAAAAAG cTGTTCATTCACACGATCCACATGGTGTACAATAACACTAACTTGTGGAAATACGACATAGAGGAG tCCGGTTCCGAAACGACAGAAAGTTAA